A part of Streptomyces sp. NBC_01210 genomic DNA contains:
- the bldC gene encoding developmental transcriptional regulator BldC, with protein MTARTPDAEPLLTPAEVATMFRVDPKTVTRWAKAGKLTSIRTLGGHRRYREAEVRALLAGIPQQRSEA; from the coding sequence ATGACCGCTCGCACCCCTGATGCCGAGCCGCTGCTGACCCCGGCTGAGGTTGCCACGATGTTCCGCGTGGACCCGAAGACGGTCACCCGCTGGGCCAAGGCTGGCAAGCTCACGTCCATCCGCACGCTCGGTGGACATCGTCGGTACCGCGAGGCAGAGGTCCGCGCACTGCTTGCGGGTATTCCGCAGCAGCGTAGCGAGGCCTGA
- a CDS encoding DUF6274 family protein, translating to MAASAARQHETRALLRAHLKAASGYRHLTRHCPICHRLQRLAMELPMSAPTSVPALTPTAEDKGPATE from the coding sequence ATGGCGGCGTCCGCAGCGAGGCAGCACGAGACCAGAGCGCTTCTACGCGCCCACCTGAAGGCCGCGTCCGGCTATCGGCATCTCACGCGGCACTGCCCCATATGCCATCGCCTCCAGCGGCTCGCCATGGAACTGCCCATGTCCGCCCCCACGTCCGTCCCCGCGCTCACCCCTACAGCCGAGGACAAAGGTCCTGCGACTGAGTGA